Proteins found in one Halococcus agarilyticus genomic segment:
- a CDS encoding ABC transporter substrate-binding protein — protein MSFDDDADRRSFLKAAGGAAAAAAVAGCLGGGDGSGGNDSGGDTGGGDSGGGGANGSDGGTETGGADTETSGGGNESGGNESAGNESGGGSGGTLVYARGSHSSTLDFQNSTSGEVAKVTEQMYDSLIGFVPGEATLTEELATDYSLEGQEATLTLREGVTFHNGEEFTAEDFVATFRRFTDAEYQYYAGDDYVSAYGPFTFGSWIDEISTDGDYSMTISLTQKYAPFLRNLAIFAAAIHSKAAIEDENVDLSNQPAGTGPFQLENLNDGQGVVRLSAYDDYWGEGPQVSEVVFETIGQNSTRAQSLTSGEVDIADGLGAQASQQVESADSAELRSVEGINTGYMAFNMNVEEFQSKQVRQAISYAIDTQAIVENIYAGFADQAAQPLPPNVLGHNEELEPYPRDLEQAQSLLEEAGYGDGFSFELATFQNPRGYNPSPLPTAQTVKSNLSEIGIEVTINQQSFDPFLTYTAEGQHDACFLGWYTDNADPDNFAYVLLHPQVEDSELTEGQDWVSFDTEGYNTSNRAAWANREYMTLVEEGQATYDEATRKEKYTQAMQIAHDEAPWVYLDHAQELRGVASRVSNYTVAAIGGPYLNLVTLDG, from the coding sequence ATGTCATTCGATGATGATGCTGACAGGCGCTCCTTCCTGAAGGCCGCCGGCGGCGCGGCGGCCGCGGCGGCGGTCGCGGGCTGTCTCGGTGGCGGCGACGGCAGTGGTGGAAACGATTCCGGCGGCGACACCGGCGGTGGCGATAGCGGGGGCGGTGGGGCCAACGGCTCCGACGGCGGCACCGAGACCGGTGGTGCCGACACCGAGACCAGCGGCGGTGGCAACGAATCCGGCGGCAACGAGTCCGCCGGCAACGAGAGCGGTGGCGGCAGCGGCGGGACGCTCGTTTACGCCCGCGGCAGCCACTCCTCGACGCTCGACTTCCAGAACTCGACCAGCGGCGAGGTCGCGAAGGTCACCGAGCAGATGTACGACTCGCTGATCGGGTTCGTGCCGGGCGAGGCCACGCTGACCGAGGAGCTGGCGACCGACTACAGCCTCGAAGGCCAGGAGGCCACGCTGACGCTCCGCGAGGGCGTGACCTTCCACAACGGCGAGGAGTTCACCGCCGAGGACTTCGTCGCCACGTTCCGCCGCTTCACCGACGCCGAGTACCAGTACTACGCGGGCGACGACTACGTGTCGGCGTACGGGCCGTTCACCTTCGGCAGCTGGATCGACGAGATCTCGACCGACGGCGACTACAGCATGACGATCTCGCTGACCCAGAAGTACGCCCCCTTCCTGCGCAACCTCGCGATCTTTGCGGCGGCGATCCACTCGAAGGCCGCGATCGAGGACGAGAACGTCGACCTCAGCAACCAGCCCGCCGGAACGGGACCGTTCCAACTCGAGAACCTGAACGACGGCCAGGGTGTCGTCCGGCTGTCGGCGTACGACGACTACTGGGGCGAGGGACCACAGGTGTCGGAGGTTGTCTTCGAGACCATCGGCCAGAACTCCACGCGCGCCCAGTCGCTCACCAGCGGCGAAGTCGACATCGCCGACGGGCTCGGCGCGCAGGCCTCCCAACAGGTCGAGAGCGCCGACAGCGCCGAACTCCGGTCGGTCGAGGGCATCAACACCGGGTACATGGCGTTCAACATGAACGTCGAGGAGTTCCAGAGCAAGCAGGTGCGCCAGGCGATCAGCTACGCCATCGACACCCAGGCGATCGTCGAAAACATCTACGCCGGCTTTGCCGATCAGGCCGCCCAGCCGCTGCCGCCGAACGTGCTCGGCCACAACGAGGAGCTCGAACCGTACCCCCGCGACCTCGAGCAGGCCCAGTCGCTGCTGGAGGAGGCGGGCTACGGCGACGGGTTCTCCTTTGAACTCGCGACGTTCCAGAACCCGCGCGGGTACAACCCCTCGCCGCTGCCGACCGCCCAAACCGTGAAGTCGAACCTCTCGGAGATCGGGATCGAAGTCACGATCAACCAGCAGTCGTTCGATCCGTTCCTCACCTACACTGCCGAGGGCCAACACGACGCCTGCTTCCTCGGATGGTACACCGATAACGCCGACCCGGACAACTTCGCGTACGTCCTGCTGCACCCGCAGGTCGAGGACAGCGAGCTCACCGAGGGTCAGGACTGGGTCAGCTTCGACACCGAGGGGTACAACACCTCGAACCGGGCGGCGTGGGCGAACCGCGAGTACATGACGCTCGTTGAGGAGGGTCAGGCGACCTACGACGAGGCGACCCGGAAGGAGAAGTACACCCAGGCGATGCAGATCGCCCACGACGAGGCACCGTGGGTGTACCTCGACCACGCACAGGAGCTCCGCGGGGTCGCAAGTCGGGTGTCGAACTACACGGTCGCGGCGATCGGCGGTCCCTACCTCAACCTCGTCACGCTCGACGGGTAG